The following DNA comes from Hordeum vulgare subsp. vulgare chromosome 3H, MorexV3_pseudomolecules_assembly, whole genome shotgun sequence.
CAAAGACATGGCTGGAGAACAATAATCCTAATCTTAGTGGTCATTGGTCTCACTTTATTGCTGGAGGAATTAGTGAGAAATTATTTACTTTATGTTTACTGTATTTTACCCCCCAGAAAATCTGCATGATGTTGGTTAAAATTTGTGAATGGTTTTATCAGCATGTTACTAGGATTTAGAGGCAGAAACTGATTTTCACACGCAGTCTACATCGAGTTCTCAATAAGTTATTCTTTGTCAATTTTagtgtcacgcaatacatgaggtcTTATGCATATTCAAGCTTCTCTGTTCTTCTGCTTTGTCACTCATGTAATGCTGTACTGATACACTTTTCCTTTTCATTGGAATAATGTGCTGCTTCATTGACACCACATAAACTTTTGAATGCCCACTCCAGGAGATACACTTGGATCTTTTATCTATGTGCCTTTTGAAGTTATGAAGCAACAGATGCAAGTCCAAGGCTCCAGCAAATCTTGGGCACTAAATGCTACAAAAGGGAATTTTTCTCAATCTCCTGGTACTCAGATGTATGGTTACTATAATGGAATGTTCCATGCTGGCTCTTCTATCtggagagatcatggtgtgaagGGACTCTATGCAGGGTACTGCCACTGACTGTTTGTTGCTAGAATAACAACTTCTGTTTtctagagagaaaaaaagagtttTATTGGTCTGGCATAAGAAAACATACACTCGAATACTGTGAGTCTGAAATCGGTCGAGTTGGAACTGAAATTTTAAAATGAAGATTCAGAAATGAAATGTCCCAGAAACTGCAGGTTTCATTTTACGCGCAAAGGAATCAGGAGTAAGAGTTTGACAgtaattagtactcctatacactGTAAGTGATAACTGATAACAGTGTGCTAACTTTAGAATCAAGTCATGTTACAACTCACCCTGGGAGAAGCATTGGATTTGACCCATGAATCATAAACCGTCTGAGATGAATTGTCGGGATCTTGAACCTTCGTAAAttgacaaaaacagaatgtgttgaCATTTTGAGCATCTTAATAAAAAAAAATAACATAACAATGATATTGTCACAGACAGGTGGTTCTTTTTTTTGCGGAACACAGACAGGTGGTTCAGGGTTGAGAAACTCAGTGTTGAGTGTTGATCACTTAATAGTTACTCTTTTTTatgtccaaaaccaaaataacttACTATCAGTTATTATTCGTTTCTATGTGAATATACTTTTTGTCTGAACAATATGCGTACCAGTTTAATTGTTTCCAGGAGTAGCTCATCAAGTTGGGGAGTTGCAGATGGGAGTAAAACCGGACCGGTTAccgaaacatcaatattcagataCGCAACAGCCCTCGAGGAAAGCATCTCCCTGTTTTCCTCAACCCATTCAGTTGATCCTGTCTGCATTAACGTAAATTATCATCGCCATTGCAGTTGTTTTTAAGGTGCCTAAGTATGTGTAGCAAAAGAATGGGGTGTCGGAAAAGAGATGGACTTACCAACCCATACTCTTCTGCATCCCAGCTACACAAAATGATGGTTCTCCAAGGTCTCCATCCTTGCTTTTGCAGCATCGAAAACCTTTGAGCTAACTAGATGAGGATGAAATTCCGATATTCAGAAGGAGCGGTCAGTATTACTGTATTATGCCAAGGTGCATAGTTCAGAGAAAAGAACAACCTGCTAGAATGCTGAGAGCATATCTTTTGTCGCTTGTAACATACCTCGATCATAGCTGCTGTTCCGCTGTTGGGGTCAGCGGCTCCAAACGTCCAGGCATCACGATGATTTCCCAGGATAACATATCCGTATCGACTGAGGGCGCGCAGGGggagggggcgaggaggagattggCTCACCGAAGGATGCCAGCAGCAACAACCAGAAGCACAACCAGTAGGAGGCGTACCTCCCGATTATATGTGAAGCGCAATGTGATCGAAAAGAATCAAGATTCttgatatgtatgcatgattaaaGGAGGAACATTTCCTTGGGACCATAAATTAAAACCGTATTATGAGGATGGTGTATTGAATGTATACATCAATAAAAATCATTGATCCATTTTGTTCGCCGATCTATTTCTTTTTACTTGGGGTCAAAAATTGGATCTCTATTGTTCTTGGCTTTCTTGCATGATTTTTCTTAATTAATTATTGATTTGTAAAATTAATGACAGATTGGTGCAATTTTACTAAATTCGAATTGTTTTATTTTGGGTTGTAAATTTTGAACTTTTGTAAATTAAGAGCGTGGGAAATTTattttttccgttgcaacgcacgggcccttgcccttttgctagtatctcATAAGCCAATGATGGGGCAAGTTGTTCGCATGTTGGATGGTGTCATGGATATTGAAGTACCTCCTATTCCGAGTTCGCTGCTGAATTTCGTGGGCATGGAGGATTTCACTCCCTGTACAGATTTATATAGTCTCTGAAGGGTCAAAAAGCTTCGTTCCATTTGTCCAGATCTACATCAAGAATTATGTTTGTGTCTTTTCTTCCTAAGCTGCACTTGTCCCTTATTGGCCAAGGTTCTGAACTGCAATTTGTTATCATCATATATAAACTTGTGGAAAATCTGCTTTAAACCAACGCCTTCACCTCTTTCTCTGCTGGCAGAAAGGATCACCCCTTCATCCTCTGAACAATTAAACTATAAGTTTATTTATCTATCTGAAATTGAGTGTAAGATGTGCGGTGAATGAATTCTATTTCCTCCGTACGGAATTTGTTGACGCTGAAACGGATTACCTAGCAGTAGTGGAGTCAGTTCCACAGACTGGTGTTTGCAGAAACCTAATTAATCCTTGTGTCTGAAGCAGTATTTTTCATGGTTTACCGCAGCAATACAAATGCTTGCAGAATACGTACAAGAATGGCAATTTATGTCATTTGCCCTGTGAGAGTTACTTTTTAGTATCATCCTAGAG
Coding sequences within:
- the LOC123439656 gene encoding mitochondrial substrate carrier family protein E-like isoform X1 — translated: MRMEGICVGSNAGAFGEGMMHPVDTMKTRLQSQAIMSGAKAQKNIFQMVRTVWASDGLRGFYRGVSPGITGSLATGATYFGVIESTKTWLENNNPNLSGHWSHFIAGGIRDTLGSFIYVPFEVMKQQMQVQGSSKSWALNATKGNFSQSPGTQMYGYYNGMFHAGSSIWRDHGVKGLYAGYCH
- the LOC123439656 gene encoding mitochondrial substrate carrier family protein E-like isoform X2, with amino-acid sequence MEGICVGSNAGAFGEGMMHPVDTMKTRLQSQAIMSGAKAQKNIFQMVRTVWASDGLRGFYRGVSPGITGSLATGATYFGVIESTKTWLENNNPNLSGHWSHFIAGGIRDTLGSFIYVPFEVMKQQMQVQGSSKSWALNATKGNFSQSPGTQMYGYYNGMFHAGSSIWRDHGVKGLYAGYCH
- the LOC123439656 gene encoding mitochondrial substrate carrier family protein E-like isoform X3; protein product: MRMEGICVGSNAGAFGEGMMHPVDTMKTRLQSQAIMSGAKAQKNIFQMVRTVWASDGLRGFYRGVSPGITGSLATGDTLGSFIYVPFEVMKQQMQVQGSSKSWALNATKGNFSQSPGTQMYGYYNGMFHAGSSIWRDHGVKGLYAGYCH